A DNA window from Oncorhynchus masou masou isolate Uvic2021 unplaced genomic scaffold, UVic_Omas_1.1 unplaced_scaffold_3666, whole genome shotgun sequence contains the following coding sequences:
- the LOC135534613 gene encoding H-2 class II histocompatibility antigen, A-U alpha chain-like, giving the protein MSLCCLNMKTSMIVLIICCQVYAEDKVLHIDIYFNGCSDSDGANMYGLDGEELWYADFNKKEGVVALPPFVDQMSFPGFYEQAVGNQGICKGNLATSIKAYKNPPETIDPPHSSIYPRDDVELGVGNTLICHVSGFFPPPVRVRWTRNNQNVTEGGRISTPYPNTDVTFNQFSSLSFTPEEGDIYGCTVEHKGLTEPLTRIWEPEVSQPSVGPAVFCGVGLTLGLLGVATGTFFLIKGNQCN; this is encoded by the exons ATGTCTCTCTGTTGTCTGAACATGAAGACCTCTATGATTGTCCTCATCATCTGCTGTCAGGTGTATGCAGAAGACAAAG TTCTGCATATTGATATATATTTTAATGGATGCAGTGATTCAGATGGAGCGAATATGTATGGACTGGATGGTGAAGAGTTGTGGTACGCAGACTTCAACAAAAAGGAGGGAGTGGTGGCTCTGCCTCCGTTTGTAGatcagatgagcttccctggaTTTTATGAACAGGCTGTAGGTAATCAGGGGATATGCAAAGGAAACCTGGCCACATCTATAAAAGCTTACAAGAACCCACCAGAGACAATag ACCCTCCTCACAGCAGCATCTACCCCAGGGATGATGTGGAACTGGGGGTGGGGAACACCCTCATCTGCCACGTCAGTGGGTTCTTCCCTCCACCTGTCAGAGTCAGGTGGACCAGGAACAATCAGAATGTAACTGAGGGAGGGCGTATCAGCACCCCCTACCCCAACACTGATGTCACCTTCAACCAGTTCTCCAGTCTGAGCTTCACcccagaggagggagacatctatgGCTGTACTGTGGAGCACAAGGGCCTTACTGAGCCCCTGACACGGATCTGGG aaCCTGAGGTGAGCCAGCCCAGTGTGGGTCCTGCTGTGTTCTGTGGTGTGGGTCTGACTCTGGGGCTGCTGGGAGTGGCTACCGGAACATTCTTCCTCATCAAAGGGAACCAGTGCAACTGA